A DNA window from Labrus mixtus chromosome 4, fLabMix1.1, whole genome shotgun sequence contains the following coding sequences:
- the LOC132973417 gene encoding myosin heavy chain, fast skeletal muscle-like, translated as MSTDAEMAVYGKAAIYLRKPEKERIEAQNKPFDAKSACYVADVKELYVKGTILKKEGGKVTVKTLDTQEEKTVKEDDVTPMNPPKYDKIEDMAMMTHLNEASVLYNLKERYAAWMIYTYSGLFCATVNPYKWLPVYDQEVVNAYRGKKRMEAPPHIFSVSDNAFQFMATDRENQSVLITGESGAGKTVNTKRVIQYFATISVGGPKRDASKGSLEDQIIAANPLLEAYGNAKTVRNDNSSRFGKFIRIHFGTTGKLSSADIETYLLEKSRVTFQLPDERGYHIFYQMMTNHKPEIIDLALITTNPYDFPMCSMGQITVASIDDKVELEATDNAIDILGFNNEEKMSIYKMTGAVLHHGSMKFKQKQREEQAEPDGTEDADKVAYLLGLNSADMLKALCYPRVKVGNEYVTKGQTVPQVLNSVTALAKSIYERMFLWMVVRINQMLDTKQPRQFYIGVLDIAGFEIFDFNTLEQLCINFTNEKLQQFFNHHMFVLEQEEYKKEGIIWEFIDFGMDLAACIELIEKPMGIFSILEEECMFPKATDTSFKNKLYDQHLGKNKAFEKPKPAKGKAEAHFSLVHYAGTVDYNIAGWLDKNKDPLNDSVIQLYQKSSVKLLAALYPPVVEEAGKKGGKKKGGSMQTVSSQFRENLGKLMTNLRSTHPHFVRCLIPNESKTPGLMENFLVIHQLRCNGVLEGIRICRKGFPSRILYADFKQRYKVLNASVIPEGQFIDNKKASEKLLGSIDVPHDEYKFGHTKVFFKAGLLGLLEEMRDEKLASLVGMTQALCRGYLMRKEFVKMTERREAIYTIQYNVRSFMNVKHWPWMKVYYKIKPLLKSAETEKELQQMKENYDKMKTDLAAALAKKKELEEKFVSLLQEKNDLQLQVASETENLSDAEERCEGLIKSKIQLEAKLKETTERLEDEEEINAELTAKKRKLEDECSELKKDIDDLELTLAKVEKEKHATENKVKNLTEEMASQDESIAKLTKEKKALQESHQQTLDDLQAEEDKVNTLTKAKTKLEQQVDDLEGSLEQEKKLRMDLERAKRKLEGDLKLAQESIMDLENDKQQSDEKIKKKDFEVSQLLSKIEDEQSMGAQLQKKIKELQARIEELEEEIEAERAARAKVEKQRADLSRELEEISERLEEAGGATASQIEMNKKREAEFQKLRRDLEESTLQHEATAAALRKKQADSVAELGEQIDNLQRVKQKLEKEKSEYKMEIDDLSSNMEAVAKAKGNLEKMCRTLEDQLSELKTKNDENVRQNNDMSAQKARLLTENGEFSRQIEEKEALVSQLTRGKQAFTQQIEELKRQIEEEVKAKNALAHGMQSARHDCDLLREQFEEEQEAKAELQRGMSKANSEVAQWRTKYETDAIQRTEELEESKKKLAQRLQEAEEQIEAVNSKCASLEKTKQRLQSEVEDLMIDVERANGLAANLDKKQRNFDKVLAEWKQKYEEGQAELEGAQKEARSLSTELFKMKNSYEEALDQLETMKRENKNLQQEISDLTEQIGETGKSIHELEKSKKQVETEKSEIQTALEEAEGTLEHEESKILRVQLELNQIKGEVDRKLAEKDEEMEQIKRNSQRVIDSMQSNLDSEVRSRNDALRIKKKMEGDLNEMEIQLSHANRQAAESQKQLRNVQAQLKDAQLHLDDAVRAQEDLKEQAAMVDRRNGLMVAEIEELRAALEQTERSRKVAEQELVDASERVGLLHSQNTSLLNTKKKLETDLVQVQSEVDDTVQEARNAEEKAKKAITDAAMMAEELKKEQDTSAHLERMKKNLEVAVKDLQHRLDEAENLAMKGGKKQLQKLESRVRELESEVEAEQRRGADAVKGVRKYERRVKELTYQTEEDKKNVTRLQDLVDKLQLKVKAYKRQAEESEEQANVHLSKCRKVQHELEEAEERADIAETQVNKLRAKSRDSGKGKEAE; from the exons ATGAGTACGGACGCAGAGATGGCCGTTTACGGCAAGGCTGCCATTTACCTCCGTAAGCCTGAGAAGGAGAGAATCGAGGCTCAAAACAAACCTTTTGATGCCAAGAGTGCCTGCTATGTGGCTGATGTGAAGGAGCTGTATGTGAAGGGAACGATCCTCAAGAAGGAAGGTGGCAAAGTCACCGTCAAAACCCTGGACACTCAGGAG GAGAAGACAGTTAAAGAAGATGACGTCACTCCAATGAACCCTCCCAAGTACGACAAAATTGAGGACATGGCCATGATGACCCATCTCAATGAAGCCTCTGTGCTTTATAACCTCAAAGAGCGTTATGCAGCATGGATGATCTAT ACCTACTCTGGGTTGTTCTGTGCCACTGTGAACCCCTACAAATGGCTCCCAGTGTATGACCAAGAGGTTGTAAATGCCTACAGAGGCAAGAAGCGTATGGAGGCTCCACCCCACATCTTCTCCGTCTCTGACAACGCTTTTCAGTTCATGGCTACTG ATAGGGAGAACCAGTCTGTCTTGATCAC TGGAGAATCTGGTGCTGGAAAGACTGTGAACACAAAGCGTGTCATCCAGTACTTTGCAACCATCTCAGTTGGTGGCCCGAAGAGGGACGCATCAAAG GGTTCCCTTGAGGATCAGATTATTGCAGCTAATCCTCTGCTGGAGGCCTATGGTAACGCCAAAACTGTGAGGAATGACAACTCATCTCGTTTC GGTAAATTCATCAGAATCCATTTCGGCACAACTGGCAAACTGTCTAGTGCTGATATTGAGACAT ATCTGCTGGAGAAGTCTAGAGTGACATTCCAGCTTCCTGATGAGAGAGGCTACCATATCTTCTACCAGATGATGACCAACCACAAACCTGAGATTATTG ATTTGGCACTTATCACAACCAACCCCTACGACTTCCCCATGTGCAGCATGGGTCAGATCACTGTTGCCAGCATTGATGACAAAGTTGAGCTGGAAGCCACTGAT AACGCTATTGATATCTTGGGCTTCaataatgaagagaaaatgagcATCTACAAGATGACTGGTGCTGTGCTCCACCATGGTAGCATGAAGTTCAAGCAGAAGCAGCGTGAGGAGCAGGCTGAGCCTGACGGCACAGAAG ATGCTGACAAGGTTGCTTACTTGCTGGGTCTGAACTCTGCTGACATGCTGAAGGCTCTGTGCTATCCCAGAGTGAAGGTCGGAAATGAGTATGTGACCAAGGGACAGACCGTACCTCAG gtGCTGAACTCAGTGACTGCCCTGGCCAAGTCTATCTATGAGAGGATGTTCTTGTGGATGGTCGTCCGTATCAACCAGATGTTGGACACCAAACAGCCAAGGCAGTTCTACATTGGAGTGCTGGATATTGCTGGCTTTGAAATCTTTGAT TTCAACACTTTGGAGCAGCTCTGCATCAACTTCACCAATGAGAAACTGCAACAGTTTTTCAACCACCACATGTTTGtcctggagcaggaggagtacAAGAAGGAGGGTATTATCTGGGAGTTCATTGACTTTGGCATGGACTTGGCTGCCTGTATTGAGCTGATTGAGAAG CCCATGGGTATCTTCTCCATCCTTGAAGAGGAGTGCATGTTCCCCAAGGCAACAGACACATCTTTCAAGAACAAGCTGTATGACCAGCATCTCggcaaaaacaaagcatttgaGAAGCCCAAGCCCGCAAAGGGCAAGGCTGAGGCCCACTTCTCCCTGGTGCACTATGCTGGTACAGTGGACTACAACATCGCTGGCTGGCTGGACAAGAACAAGGATCCCCTGAATGACTCTGTTATTCAGCTCTACCAAAAGTCCTCAGTTAAACTGCTGGCTGCTCTGTATCCTCCTGTTGTTGAAG AGGCTGGCAAGAAGGGAGGCAAGAAGAAGGGTGGTTCTATGCAGACTGTGTCTTCACAGTTTAGG GAGAACTTGGGCAAGCTGATGACTAACTTGAGGAGCACTCATCCTCACTTTGTGCGTTGCCTGATTCCCAATGAGTCAAAGACTCCAG gTCTGATGGAGAACTTCCTGGTCATCCACCAGCTCAGGTGTAACGGTGTACTGGAGGGTATCAGAATCTGCAGGAAAGGTTTCCCCAGCAGAATCCTCTATGCTGACTTCAAGCAGAG ATACAAGGTGCTGAATGCCAGTGTCATCCCTGAGGGCCAGTTCATTGATAACAAGAAGGCTTCAGAGAAGCTGCTTGGATCAATTGATGTTCCTCATGACGAGTATAAATTTGGACACACCAAG GTGTTCTTCAAGGCTGGTCTTCTGGGTCTCCTTGAGGAGATGAGAGATGAAAAGCTGGCATCTCTGGTCGGCATGACTCAGGCTCTCTGCCGTGGTTACCTCATGAGAAAGGAGTTTGTGAAGATGACAGAGAGGAG GGAAGCCATCTATACCATCCAGTACAACGTCCGCTCATTCATGAATGTCAAACACTGGCCATGGATGAAAGTGTACTACAAGATCAAGCCTCTGCTCAAGAGCGCTGAAACTgagaaggagctgcagcagatgaaGGAGAACTATGACAAGATGAAGACAGATTTGGCCGCTGCCCTGGCCAAGAaaaaggagctggaggagaagttTGTGTCCCTTCTGCAGGAGAAGAATGATCTGCAGCTGCAAGTCGCATCT GAAACAGAGAATCTGTCAGATGCTGAGGAGAGATGTGAGGGTCTTATCAAGAGCAAAATTCAGCTGGAGGCCAAACTCAAAGAGACCACTGAGAGgctggaggatgaagaggaaatcAATGCTGAGCTCACTGCCAAGAAGAGAAAACTGGAGGATGAATGTTCTGAGCTCAAGAAGGATATTGATGATCTGGAGCTTACATTGGCTAAAGTGGAGAAGGAGAAACACGCCACTGAGAACAAG GTGAAGAACCTGACTGAGGAGATGGCCTCTCAGGACGAGAGCATTGCCAAGCTGACCAAGGAAAAGAAAGCCCTTCAGGAATCTCACCAACAGACTCTTGATGATCTGCAGGCTGAGGAAGACAAGGTCAACACTCTGaccaaggccaagaccaagCTTGAGCAGCAAGTGGATGAT CTTGAGGGTTCTCTGGAGCAAGAGAAGAAGCTGCGTATGGACCTTGAGAGAGCCAAGAGGAAGCTTGAGGGTGATCTGAAACTGGCCCAGGAATCCATAATGGATCTTGAGAATGACAAGCAGCAGTCTgatgagaaaattaaaaa GAAGGACTTTGAAGTCAGCCAGCTCCTTAGCAAGATTGAGGATGAGCAGTCAATGGGTGCTCAGCTTCAGAAGAAGATCAAGGAGCTTCAG GCCCGTATTGAGGAACTGGAGGAGGAGATTGAGGCTGAGCGTGCAGCTCGTGCCAAGGTTGAGAAGCAGAGAGCTGACCTCTCCAGGGAACTTGAGGAGATCAGTGAGAGGCTGGAGGAGGCCGGTGGAGCCACTGCTTCCCAGATTGAGATGAACAAGAAACGTGAAGCAGAGTTCCAGAAGCTCCGCCGTGATCTTGAGGAGTCCACTCTGCAGCATGaagccactgctgctgctcttcgcAAGAAGCAGGCTGACAGCGTTGCTGAGCTGGGAGAGCAGATTGACAACCTCCAACGCGTCAAGCAGAAGCTTGAGAAGGAAAAGAGTGAATACAAGATGGAGATTGATGACCTCTCCAGCAACATGGAGGCTGTTGCTAAAGCCAAG GGAAATCTTGAAAAGATGTGCCGTACTCTTGAGGACCAACTTAGTGAACTGAAGACCAAGAATGATGAAAATGTCCGTCAAAACAATGACATGAGTGCGCAGAAAGCACGTCTCCTGACAGAAAATG GTGAGTTCAGTCGTCAAATTGAAGAGAAAGAAGCTCTCGTCTCCCAGCTGACCAGAGGCAAACAGGCCTTCACTCAGCAGATTGAAGAGCTGAAGAGACAGATTGAAGAGGAGGTTAAG GCCAAGAATGCCCTTGCCCATGGAATGCAATCAGCCCGCCATGACTGTGATCTGCTGAGGGAGCAGtttgaggaggagcaggaggcaaAGGCTGAGCTGCAGCGTGGAATGTCCAAGGCCAATAGTGAAGTGGCTCAGTGGAGAACCAAGTATGAAACTGATGCCATCCAGCGCACTGAGGAGCTTGAGGAATCCAA GAAAAAGCTTGCCCAGCGCCTCCAGGAGGCTGAGGAGCAGATTGAGGCTGTCAATTCCAAGTGTGCTTCTCTGGAGAAGACCAAACAGAGGCTCCAGAGTGAGGTGGAGGACCTCATGATTGATGTGGAGAGAGCTAATGGCCTGGCTGCCAACTTGGACAAGAAGCAGAGAAACTTTGACAAG GTGTTGGCAGAGTGGAAACAGAAGTATGAGGAGGGTCAGGCAGAGCTTGAGGGAGCTCAGAAGGAGGCTCGTTCTCTCAGCACTGAGCTGTTCAAGATGAAGAACTCATATGAGGAAGCTCTGGATCAGCTGGAGACCATGAAGCGTGAAAACAAGAACCTGCAAC aggagatCTCTGATCTCACTGAACAGATTGGTGAGACTGGCAAGAGCATCCATGAGCTGGAGAAGTCCAAGAAGCAGGTGGAGACTGAGAAGTCTGAGATCCAGACAGCTCTTGAAGAGGCTGAG GGAACTTTGGAACATGAAGAGTCCAAAATCCTGCGTGTCCAGCTTGAGCTAAACCAGATTAAGGGTGAGGTAGACAGGAAGCTGGCTGAGAAGGACGAGGAGATGGAGCAGATCAAGAGGAATAGCCAGAGGGTGATTGACTCCATGCAGAGCAATCTGGACTCTGAGGTCAGGAGCAGGAATGATGCCCTGAGAatcaagaagaagatggagggagaCCTGAATGAGATGGAGATTCAGCTGAGCCACGCCAATCGCCAGGCTGCTGAGTCCCAGAAGCAGCTGAGGAATGTTCAGGCACAGTTGAAG GATGCACAACTGCACCTTGATGATGCTGTCAGAGCTCAGGAAGACCTCAAGGAACAGGCTGCTATGGTAGATCGCAGGAACGGTCTCATGGTTGCTGAAATTGAGGAACTTAGAGCTGCTCTGGAACAGACTGAGAGAAGCCGCAAAGTTGCTGAGCAGGAGCTGGTGGACGCAAGTGAGCGCGTTGGTCTCCTGCACTCTCAG aACACAAGTCTTCTGAACACCAAGAAGAAGCTTGAGACTGATCTGGTCCAGGTCCAGAGTGAAGTCGATGACACAGTTCAGGAAGCAAGGAATGCAGAGGAGAAGGCCAAGAAGGCCATCACAGAT GCTGCTATGATGgctgaggagctgaagaaggagcAAGATACCAGTGCTCAcctggagaggatgaagaagaacctTGAGGTTGCTGTCAAGGATCTGCAGCACCGCCTGGACGAGGCTGAGAATCTGGCCATGAAGGGTGGCAAGAAGCAGCTCCAGAAACTTGAGTCTAGG GTTCGTGAGCTGGAGTCAGAGGTTGAGGCTGAGCAGAGACGTGGAGCTGATGCTGTTAAGGGTGTGCGCAAATatgagaggagagtgaaagagCTGACCTACCAG ACTGAAGAGGACAAGAAAAATGTTACCAGGCTGCAGGATCTGGTTGACAAGTTGCAGCTCAAGGTGAAGGCCTACAAGAGGCAGGCTGAGGAATCG GAGGAGCAGGCCAATGTTCATCTGTCCAAGTGCAGGAAGGTCCAGCAtgagctggaggaggctgaggagcgTGCTGACATTGCAGAGACCCAGGTTAACAAGCTGAGAGCTAAGAGCCGTGACTCTGGCAAG ggAAAAGAGGCCGAGTAA